In a genomic window of Aggregatimonas sangjinii:
- a CDS encoding MFS transporter, with translation MNMIKKPRLNFWQIWNMNVGFFGIQFSFGLQQSAVNPIFEYLGAHHQELPLLNLAGPVTGLLIQPIIGAISDKTWSTKYGRRKPFFLIGAILASLCLFAFPYSSTLWFAVGLLWILDAANNTAMEPYRAFVGDKLPDGQLTFGYQMQSLFVGAGITIANFSLFLFQDWFSAPTEMVESISAIPTWVYYSFFLGAFASVATVAWSVWKTPEIPPSEEELMEIKKFNAGKPHPIIQVFGALIAVLSVPLLFGLLLGQVIPYLFENYNLLVIIMLVIAFIWLFFLYRLIKNNPENSTIRKFGDLLMPLMEAAEAIQDMSKFMWKLSAVYFFQWYALFVYWQFIAPMLKASIPGITPDEALGQVGLMNGTYNFVTMIVALALVPIAKKYSSKWVYVVSLFLTGIAMLSMPYIQNQYALLVPMVFFGIGWAAMMGIPYAMVSKVIPSERRGVYMGIVNMMIVIPMLIQTVSFGPIIEHVLDDNAVYAILFGGVFFIIAGLLAMRLREPATNEDGNIVAPVSGH, from the coding sequence ATGAACATGATAAAAAAGCCACGCTTAAATTTCTGGCAGATTTGGAATATGAATGTCGGATTTTTTGGGATTCAATTTAGTTTTGGTCTTCAGCAAAGTGCGGTAAATCCGATTTTTGAATATTTGGGGGCCCACCATCAGGAATTACCGCTCCTCAATCTTGCGGGGCCGGTTACCGGTTTGTTAATTCAGCCAATTATCGGTGCTATTTCAGATAAAACATGGTCTACTAAATACGGTAGGCGGAAACCTTTCTTTTTAATCGGTGCGATTCTGGCTAGCCTATGTTTGTTCGCATTTCCTTACAGTTCTACACTGTGGTTCGCGGTGGGCTTATTATGGATTTTAGATGCCGCGAACAATACTGCAATGGAACCTTACAGGGCATTTGTTGGTGATAAGCTTCCCGATGGGCAGCTGACCTTTGGATACCAAATGCAAAGTCTATTTGTCGGTGCGGGTATTACAATAGCAAACTTCTCACTTTTTCTATTTCAAGATTGGTTCAGCGCCCCAACTGAAATGGTAGAATCGATAAGTGCGATTCCAACTTGGGTATATTATTCTTTTTTCTTAGGAGCATTCGCATCCGTTGCCACTGTCGCTTGGTCGGTCTGGAAAACGCCGGAAATACCACCGTCGGAGGAAGAATTAATGGAAATAAAGAAGTTCAACGCGGGGAAGCCCCATCCCATTATTCAAGTGTTCGGGGCATTGATCGCAGTGCTTTCTGTTCCCTTGTTATTCGGTTTACTATTGGGTCAAGTTATACCCTATCTCTTTGAGAATTATAATTTGCTAGTCATAATCATGTTGGTCATCGCTTTTATCTGGCTGTTTTTCCTGTATCGGTTGATTAAAAATAACCCTGAAAATAGTACAATAAGGAAATTCGGTGATTTACTCATGCCGCTGATGGAAGCAGCAGAGGCTATTCAAGACATGTCAAAGTTCATGTGGAAACTTTCCGCGGTCTACTTCTTTCAGTGGTATGCTCTTTTTGTTTACTGGCAATTCATAGCGCCTATGCTTAAGGCTTCAATTCCAGGAATCACCCCAGACGAGGCATTAGGGCAAGTAGGTCTAATGAACGGTACCTATAATTTCGTGACCATGATTGTCGCTTTGGCGCTCGTACCAATTGCAAAAAAATATAGCTCGAAATGGGTTTACGTGGTGAGTCTTTTTCTGACCGGTATCGCTATGTTGTCCATGCCCTACATCCAGAATCAATATGCGCTCTTGGTCCCGATGGTCTTTTTCGGTATTGGCTGGGCAGCGATGATGGGCATTCCCTACGCAATGGTTTCCAAAGTAATTCCGTCGGAGAGAAGAGGTGTTTACATGGGTATCGTTAACATGATGATCGTCATTCCCATGCTAATTCAAACGGTGTCGTTCGGGCCGATTATCGAACATGTTTTGGATGACAATGCTGTTTACGCGATTCTATTCGGTGGTGTATTTTTCATTATAGCAGGTCTATTGGCTATGCGTTTAAGGGAGCCTGCAACAAATGAAGATGGAAATATCGTCGCCCCAGTTAGTGGACATTGA
- the queG gene encoding tRNA epoxyqueuosine(34) reductase QueG — MHSKQQYTEAIKTEAKRLGFLSCGISKAEFLEEEASRLEKWLNKNMHGEMSYMENHFDKRLDPRLLVDGAKSVISLLLNYFPEETQSQDTFKISKYAYGQDYHHVIKSKLRQLQNFISEEIGEVSGRAFVDSAPVLDKAWAAKSGLGWIGKHSNLLTQQVGSFYFIAELIVDLELEYDSPVTDHCGTCTACIDACPTEAIVEPYVVDGSKCISYFTIELKNEIPKEFHGKFEDWAFGCDICQDVCPWNKFSKPHREPLFNPHLDLLSMTKKDWEEITEDVFKKVFQKSAVKRTKFSGLKRNIEFLK; from the coding sequence CTGCATTCTAAACAACAATATACTGAAGCTATCAAAACCGAAGCCAAGCGCCTCGGTTTTTTGTCATGCGGTATTTCCAAAGCCGAGTTTCTGGAAGAAGAAGCGTCTCGCCTTGAGAAATGGCTCAACAAGAACATGCACGGTGAAATGAGCTATATGGAGAACCATTTCGATAAACGTTTGGACCCGCGTTTGCTGGTCGATGGTGCCAAGTCGGTGATTTCCCTTTTACTTAATTATTTTCCCGAAGAAACGCAAAGCCAAGACACCTTCAAGATTTCAAAATACGCGTACGGGCAAGATTACCATCATGTGATCAAATCAAAACTACGGCAACTCCAAAATTTTATTTCCGAGGAAATAGGCGAAGTGTCCGGTCGCGCCTTTGTAGATTCCGCCCCGGTTTTGGACAAAGCATGGGCGGCCAAAAGTGGACTCGGGTGGATCGGCAAGCACAGTAATCTGTTGACGCAGCAAGTCGGGTCGTTTTACTTTATCGCGGAACTGATAGTCGATTTGGAACTAGAATATGACTCGCCTGTTACCGACCATTGCGGTACTTGTACCGCTTGCATCGATGCTTGTCCTACCGAAGCAATCGTTGAGCCCTATGTAGTGGACGGTAGCAAGTGCATCTCGTACTTTACGATAGAATTAAAGAACGAAATTCCCAAGGAGTTTCATGGCAAGTTCGAAGACTGGGCCTTTGGCTGCGATATCTGCCAAGACGTCTGCCCATGGAATAAATTTTCAAAACCACACCGCGAACCGCTCTTTAATCCTCACCTCGATCTACTATCAATGACCAAAAAAGATTGGGAAGAGATTACGGAAGATGTCTTCAAAAAAGTATTTCAAAAGTCCGCTGTAAAGCGCACCAAGTTTTCAGGTTTAAAACGAAATATCGAATTTTTAAAGTGA